In a genomic window of Plectropomus leopardus isolate mb chromosome 6, YSFRI_Pleo_2.0, whole genome shotgun sequence:
- the znf703 gene encoding zinc finger protein 703 codes for MRDPPGGPEPLLRRQSPERSAAADASVDRHRSGAESASVSIPTFCPPTDPSRQAKRLPIRIVKMLTAHSGHLLHPEYLQPLTSAPVSIELDAKKSPLALLAQTCSQIGKPDPPSSSKLASLSSGSLGDKESSSRSSKSGEQHQSLEDKSSFKPYSKSSGDCRKDVLVTKGPSDKAAFRVPNGSSTSGTASCPSFPPHSQSPTSSPPPLHAQSQTHRQSHSPSTRPPSHSQAPHMDSKPASSEQSSSDSNNNSAGKKDSDAAKSGMDGAQLANSSHIRASANSSNASSASSPRPESKADPQASSQPGLGSGHIAPVSPFKPGHSVFPLPPATMGYHGSIVGAYAGYPSQFVPGLDPTKSSLGLGLPGKHPSSSPLTGASPPSLMQGLCRDPYCLTYPNAPHLGGSNCSTCVHDPSSLKSGFPLVYPSHHLHSLHPSSLSSSTTPSLSHPLYTYGFMLPNEPLPHACNWVSVGGPCDKRFATSEELLAHLRTHTALPGMVDSKLLSAYPSSVSSTASCHLHLPPPSSPGTLPSSFSLRGSPGLGLARYHPYSKSHLPGAPGLPMTSLPSSSAYYSPYALYSQRLGSASALGYQ; via the exons ATGAGAGATCCCCCCGGTGGACCTGAACCGCTTTTACGCAGACAGTCCCCGGAGCGCAGCGCCGCCGCCGACGCCAGCGTCGATCGACACCGATCAGGAGCGGAGAGTGCGTCCGTTTCCATCCCCACTTTTTGTCCTCCAACGGATCCCTCGCGTCAGGCTAAAAGGCTTCCTATCCGGATCGTGAAGATGTTGACGGCGCACAGCGGCCACTTGCTGCACCCGGAGTATCTCCAGCCCCTCACGTCCGCGCCAGTCAGCATTgaa CTGGATGCTAAGAAGAGTCCTTTGGCTCTGCTGGCCCAGACCTGCTCTCAAATTGGCAAACCAgaccccccctcctcttccaAGCTGGCCTCGCTCTCGTCAGGCAGTCTTGGAGACAAGGAATCGTCCAGCCGATCCTCAAAGTCTGGAGAGCAGCACCAGTCCCTGGAGGACAAGTCCAGCTTCAAGCCTTATTCCAAGTCATCGGGCGACTGTCGTAAGGACGTTCTGGTGACAAAGGGGCCTTCAGATAAAGCAGCGTTCAGGGTGCCAAATGGAAGCTCCACCAGTGGCACTGCTTCATGTCCATCCTTCCCTCCCCATTCCCAGTCACCCACTTCCAGCCCTCCTCCCTTGCACGCTCAGAGCCAGACCCACAGACAAAGCCATTCCCCCTCCACGCGGCCCCCGTCACACTCCCAGGCCCCGCACATGGACAGCAAACCTGCGAGCTCAGAGCAGTCCAGCTCGGACAGTAATAACAACAGCGCTGGCAAAAAAGACTCTGATGCAGCTAAGTCGGGGATGGATGGAGCTCAGTTAGCCAATTCCAGCCACATACGGGCCAGTGCCAACTCCAGCAATGCGAGCTCCGCCAGCAGCCCGCGGCCGGAGAGCAAGGCTGACCCGCAGGCCTCCTCGCAGCCTGGCTTGGGCTCTGGGCACATCGCCCCCGTCTCCCCTTTCAAACCAGGACATTCTGTCTTCCCCTTGCCTCCTGCTACCATGGGCTACCACGGCTCCATTGTGGGGGCCTATGCTGGCTACCCATCCCAATTTGTTCCTGGTTTGGATCCTACCAAGTCTAGTTTGGGGTTAGGACTTCCAGGGAAGCACCCCAGCTCCAGCCCACTCACTGGAGCTTCACCTCCATCTCTGATGCAGGGCTTGTGTAGGGACCCGTACTGTCTGACTTACCCCAATGCACCCCACCTGGGAGGGAGTAACTGCTCCACCTGCGTCCACGATCCCTCCAGCCTCAAGTCTGGTTTCCCCCTGGTTTACCCGTCCCACCACCTCCATTCCCTGCACCCCAGCTCCTTGTCTTCTAGCACCACCCCTTCCCTATCCCACCCGCTCTATACCTATGGCTTCATGCTCCCCAATGAACCGCTGCCTCACGCCTGCAACTGGGTGTCAGTTGGAGGTCCGTGTGACAAGCGATTTGCCACGTCAGAGGAGCTTCTAGCTCACCTGCGCACCCACACAGCCCTGCCCGGCATGGTGGACAGTAAGTTGTTGTCGGCCTATCCTTCATCAGTTTCATCGACGGCCTCTTGCCACCTCCACCTGCCCCCGCCCAGCAGCCCAGGTACGTTACCCAGCTCCTTCTCCCTCAGAGGCTCTCCTGGCTTGGGCCTGGCTCGCTACCACCCCTACAGCAAATCCCACCTGCCAGGAGCACCAGGACTTCCTATGAcatccctcccctcctcctcagcctATTACTCCCCCTATGCCCTCTACAGTCAGAGACTGGGCTCGGCCTCTGCCCTCGGATACCAATGA